The Elusimicrobiota bacterium genome segment AAGCGGCTTCCACGCTGGCGGCGCTCGCCCGGATCGCGCGGGCGCTCGGCGGCTTGCGCGTGGGACTCGCGATGGGATCCGGCGCGGCTTATGGCTATGCCCTGATCGGGCTCCTGAGCGTGTTCGAGAGGGAAGGGATTCCCATCGACATGATGGCCGGCTCGTCGATGGGAGCGTTGCTGGGGAGCTTTTACTGCGCCGGCATTTCTCTGGAGCGCATCCGAGAAATTTCCCGGGGTATCACCAAACGCTGGCTGTTTCAAAATATCATCGGGGATCTAACGATCCCCCACTCGGGGCTGCTGGCCGGCCAGACCCTTAACGCCTTCTTAAGGAGCGTCCTGGGAGACATCGAATTCCATCAACTTCCGATTCCCTTTGCCGCGATCGCTACGGACATCCGGTCGGGGCATGAAATCGTTCTTCAGGAAGGACGCGTGACGGACGCGGTCCGGGCGTCCACCTCGCTGCCGATCATTTTCACCCCGGTGCTCCACAAAGGCCGCTTCCTGGTGGACGGCGGTCTTGTGAATCCGGTCCCCACCTCCACGGTCGCCAGCATGGGAGCGGACCTTTTGATTTCCGTCAATCTGACGGCCAAACCCTCGGTGCGGCGCGGGATGGGACGCTACCGGCGCAATATCCCGCTGGCGCCGCGCTCGCCCAGCATGCTGGAAGTGCTTTTCAAGATGATTTACACCATGCAGTACGAGATCGCCCAGGCGCGTACGGAAATCGCACACGTGGTGATCGCGCCGGATATGCGGGATTTTCTATGGACGGAATTCTATCGTTCGGAGGAAATTCTGAAAATCGGCGAAGCAGCCGCCGAAAGAGCCGTCCCCAAAATCAAAGCCCTCCTGCCGTTCTTCTCCAACCACTGCTCGTCCCCGCTGCATCTGAAACCGTAGGATCAGCTATTCATTACCCTCACCCCAACCCTCTCCCTCAGCAGGGGGAGGGAGTTTCAGATTCTCTGCACGTTTCCTTTCCCTCTCCCTGTTGAGGGAGAGGGAAAGCCGGACGGCCGCAGGCCGGACAGGCGCGGGTGAGGGCATCATCCCCATGAAATAACTTAAGTCGTTAGTTTTCGGAGTTCGCCCAGGTTGAGGGCGTCGGAACCGGGAGGTTCCTTCGGGGTTTCCAGGATGACGGCCACCTCAGCCAGACGGGGATCGGCCAGCAGCGCCCGGAACGCGTCACGGCCGATATGGCCCTGGCCGATATGCTCATGCAAATCCCGGTGGGTCCCTCTTTCCGCTCTTGAATCATTCGCGTGAATGACCTTTAAATTCGACAGACCGATGAGCCGATCGACGTCGTCCAGGGTTTGCCGGACCTCGTCCGCGTTTGAAAAGGGGTAACCGCTCCCCAGCGTATGCGCCGTATCTAGGCATAATCCGATGCGGCTTTTGTTCTCAATGCCTCTAATCATTTCCGCCACCTGCTCAAAACGGTCGCCCATCCGGCGGCCGCCGCCCGCCATATTCTCGATCAAAATGACGGTTTTCCCCTCCGTCTGAAGGGCCCGGTTGAGCGCGGTGGTCAACCGTTCCAGCCCGTCCGCCGGGGTGGAGGACTCCGAATAGGAACCGGGATGAATCACCAGGAAGTCCGTCCGGATGCGCTCGCAGGTTTCCAGATCCGTCAGGAGCGCGTGATAACTCATTTTGTAGAGCGCCTCGTCGGCGGTGCAGAGGTTCGGCAGATAGGGCGTATGAACCACGAGCGGATGAAGATCCAGACGGAGCCGTTCCTTATGAAAACGATCGGCGTCTTCCTGACTGATCCGCGCGCCGCGCCAGAGCCGCGGGGAGTGGGTGAAGATCTGCAGCGACTCACACCCGAGCTGTTCGGCTTCTTCAAGAGCCGTCATAAAACTGTCCCGGATAGAACAATGGACACCGAGTCTCATGCCTCTATCATGGCTTGAATCGCGCCGCGGTGCAACCCGAAATTAGTCTTGCAATCGACCACGCCAAAGGTTATTCTCTGTCCACAGATCATGTCGCCCAAACCCAGCACGGCCAAAGGGAATATTCTTGTCGTGGACGACGAAGCGGTCGTCCGGAACCTGCTCCTGCGGGCGCTGATATCCGTCGGTTTTGAAGTCCGCGCGGCCGAATCAGGCGAAAAAGCGCTGGAAGAAGCCGGCCAGCACCGTTTTGACCTGGTTCTTCTGGATATCGCCCTGCCGGGCCTCGACGGGCTTCAGGTTTTGCAGCGCCTCCGGGCCTTGTATCCCGAGTGCCTCGTGATCATGCTGACCGCCAAAGAAGATCTCGAACTGGCCAGAACCGCGATGACCCTCGGCGCTTGCGACTATCTGACCAAACCCATTGAGATCGATACGATCCGCAAAGTGCTCCGGACCCACCTCGCTTTTTCGTCTAACCCTTGAATCCTTTGAATCCTTCGACCACCTCATCGGCTCTCCGGGCTCAATTCCTTAAGCTGTTGGAGGAAACATCCACCTTCTTTTCGCTGGACAGCCAACCGCACGAGCACGACTCCGGCCGCGTGAATCAAATCCGCTCGTCGGCGCTGACGCTGGCCGGCATGGTCGTGCATCCCCACTTCGACCGCTTTCTGGTTTATCTTCTGGGATCCACCGCATCCGACGCGGATTATCCTCTGCAGGCAATCCGGATGTTGTGCCTGGTGGCTTATGTGTCACGCAATGAACACCTGGCCCCGGAGCAGCGCGAAGAACTGCTGACCGCGGCGTTTCTGGCGGATACCGGGTTTCGCCCGGCCTGGCTGGGACATCACGGGACACACTCGGAAGTCGCCATTTACCATTTAAGAACTCCAGGCATCCCCTGGATCACCCCCACGCTCGAACGCCTGATTTCCAATCACCATCAACCGCTCACGGATCCGTCGCCAAACCGAATTCTCTCCTTGGTCGCGCGCTACCTTGGTCTGGTGTACGGCACCGGCCAGGACGATGTCGGCCATGCCGGAGTGCTGCCGGCCCGCGCCATCGAAACCCTCATCGAAGAAACGGAGCGGGGCGCTCCCGGCCTGAATCTATTCATGAAGACGCTCTCGGCTTTTCCCCTTGGCAGCTGGGTCCAGCTGAACGCAGGGGTTGCCGCCCTGGTCATCGGCGGAAACCCGAGCAATCCGTTGCGGCCCCGGGTGGGCCTGTATCGGGCGGAACCGTCCGGAATCGGGCGATGGTTGGAGCATGACTTGGGCAAAGAGATGACGTTGTACATCTCCCGGGAAATCGTGCCTACGCCCGCTCAATTATCACTGGTTAATATCCCTGAAATTTTTCTCCCCGGATGGATGGGCGCTTCCAGCGAAGCCTCGCGGGATATCCGTTTGCCCCCTCCGGAAATCGTGAGCGCGGTGGGAGCCGAAGGGAATGCCGGGCAGACGCTGCCGTCTTCCATCAAAACAATCGACGATTACCGCTCGCACATTCTGGGCCATGGAAAACCCGCCCCGACGGGACCGGCGCCTGCCGGAGCCCCGCTGGCGGCAACGGGTTCTCATCCGGCAGCCGATTTGACTCTCTCCTCGACTCTTTCAAAGCAGGACGTGCTGAAATTTTACCGGGACGAACTGGCCAAACTACGGGCGGAATGGGAACAAAAGCTCTCAGCCGCCGAGCAGGTCAGCAGCAGCCTAAAAGCGCCGCTGATCGACAGCTACCGGCGGGAGAACCAGCTCATGGCGACGATTCTGGACCGGATCGATTGGATGGACGCCACCGCCGCCAAAACACCGGAACCGCCTTCCGCCTCACTGGTTCTCGAAGAAGACGCGCACGGAAGCGTGGTTGACCTGGGATTTGAGACTCCGGCGGCCCCTGCGCCAGTCCCACCCAGACAACCGGAGCCGGAACCCATTTTGCCGCCCGTCAAGGAAATCGCTATTGACGATGAGTTGCCCACCGGTCTGGAAGAACTTCCTGAAGAAACAACGTCCGGCCTGACACGCGTCGAAACCTATTTCAACGAACTCCAGCGGCTCGCCGGCCGGGACCGCGCGGTCCTGGCGCAGCTTCGCGAAAGTCTGCTCAGCATCCGGCAGGCGCTGGAAAACGCGTCTAAGGACCCGGCCACGGGCTCACTTCTTTCCTTAATTACCCACTGGCTGCAGAAACTGGACGAAACAGACGCCTCTCTGGCGCAAACCGCTGATCGGATCAGCATCCTGGCGGAAGGATGGCAGGGGTTGGCTCAAAAACTTCGCGCGCTGCTGGAGGAATCCGGAGAAGACGTCCACCGGTCCTGGAAAGAACCCATCCGTCCGAAGATGGAGAACACACTGAAGAACCTCTGGAAGGAACTCTCCGTCAGGCACCGGCACGTGGCCGCTCACGCGAAGCTCATCAATCAATTTACTGCTGAGGCCAGACAGATTAGGGTTTCAAAAACGGCAGGCTGAGCAGCTGCGCCATCACTGTACGCGACGTTAAGAACGAAACGACATTCTTCGAGTGCCAATCAAAATTCGCCTGATGCTGCACCAGCTGATTCACCGATGGATGACCGCACGCCCGGACCAGGCCATCCAGCTTTTTATCGCTGAGGCACTCGAATACCTTGCGCACGATCCGTCCCAGCCACAGCTCTTTTCGAAGAACGCTTCGCCAGCGGCGGTTATAGGAGGCCAGGGTCCGTTGATCAAAGCGGCCGAGGGCAAACGCCTTCTCCAAAGTCTGAGCCGCGGCCGTTGCTCCGACCAGCCCGTAATAAATTCCTCCGCCGGTGGTGGGCTTGACCTGGCCCGCCGCATCCCCGACAAGCAGAACGCGCTCAGTTGCGCCGCAGGGAACCGCGTCAATCGGCACCGGACGTTTCTGGACCAGCACATTGTCCCGCCAGATCCGGTCTTTCAGCGCAGGACTTAACAGCAGGGTTTCCAGACAATGAGCGGCATGCTGGGTGGCGGTCACGCCGATGCGCAGCCGTCCATTTCCGATTGGCACAACCCAGGCAAAAGACCCCGGCGCCACCTTGCGCCCGATATAAACCTCCGCTTCCTGCACAAAATTCGATTCTACTTCCGTCTGCGCGCAGATCAAATGGCGCTTCGGCGGTTCAAGACCCAGCTGTGAATGCAGCCGGTATGAAATACCTCCGGCCACCACGACCGCCTGGCAGCGGACGGACTCTGTCTGGCCGGCCCCCCGCTCGACCGCGAGCGTGACGCTCTCCGGCTCCCGATGAATCTGCGACACCCGGCTTCCGGTCCACAAGGTGACGCCCGCCTGGCAAGCTCTCTCCGCCAGGATCCGGTCGAAACGCGCCCGGTCCATAATGAATGCTTTTCCGTCAAACCAGTTTGTGCGCACGCGCGTGCCCAGCGGCGAGACAATCCAAGTCGGCGGTAAACTTGATTGGATCGCCTCACGGGGCAGATCCGGGAATCGGTCAAAGGCCTCCTGCCCGAGGATGCCGGTACAGTGGCGGGGCTCGCCGACTTGCTCGTGTTCCTCCAGCAGAAGGACACGCAAGCCCTGACGGGCCAGAAGAAACGCGGTCCGGCTTCCCGCCGGTCCGGCTCCGATGATGCCTACATCCCAAACAGGACTCATCCTAAAACCCTCTTTTGAAGATCGCACATATCGTCACCCCCGAGCACCACCCTAGCCGTCATCCCCGGCAGCCACTGGCCGGGGATCCAAACAGTCTTGACGTCAACGTATAGATTCCCCGCCAGTACCCGCGGGGAATGACGAATGATTGGCAGCGCCAGAATCCGCGGGGGATGACGTTTTATCATCGGGCCACCCCCACGTTTTCCCACCGGGCGAAGAGTGAATTCCACCCCGAACGCAGGATGAGAGCGATGTCCAGCCAGAGGCTTTGCCGCTTCACGTAAAGCAGGTCATAACGAAATTTATTCCGGCGCTTGACATCCCGCGCGGCAAAGACCTGCGCGACGCCCGTGAGCCCGGGACGTAAACGGACCCGCTTCTGGTAACCGGGAATTTTTTCCAGGGAGATCTCGTCTTTGATCCACCCCCGGGCTTCAATCTCACTCGGCATCAGCGCCCGCGGCCCGACAAAACTCATATCGCCTTTGAGAATGTTCCAAAGCTGCGGAATCTCATCCATGGCGGTGCGGCGGCACCACTGGCCGACGCGCGTGATGCGGGGATCCCCTCGGTGCGCCTGGCGGCGGTCGTACTCGGGCAACTCCATTCTGACCATCGAGCGGAATTTGAGCGCCAGAAAAGGAATCCCGAACCGTCCCACGCGCTCCTGGCGATAAAAAACCGGGCCGCGATCCTCCAGGACGATGGCCAGAGGAATCACCAGCCAGAAAGGTAGTGAGACCACAAACCCGGCCATGGCCAGAACGATGTCGAGGCACCGCTTGAGCGGGTATTCGCGGAACAATTCCGCATCCGAGCGCAAGGTCTGTTCGAGCAACCCGGGAACGGTGGCCAGTAACCGGTCGCGGCTCGCTTCTTTTTCGATATGGGTTCGCGCGGCCTTTCCCATGGCAGCCACCCGCTCCGGGGCGCTGGCAAGCTCCAGAATCGCCATTTCGAGAAGCTGGGCATTCCCCGGAGACACCACGACACCGGCTTCGGTTTCTTTCACCAGACGGCTGAGCGCTGTTTCAGGAGAAGAAACCGCGATCAGGGGCCGGCCGCACGCCATCTGGTTCAGAATCTTGGAGGACAGGCTCAGGTCCGCCATCCGGCGCAGCTCCATCACGATTCCCACGTCCGCGCTGGAAAGGACTTCGGCCAGGCGTTCTTTCGGCTGAAGCGGCAGGAGCGTCACATTCGGGAGCGGATGCTCGGACAGACGCTTCTCCAGCGCGGCCCGGTAGTTGCCGTCTCCGATAATGACAAAAGCGATCGAAGGGCGGTCCCGCAGCCCAGCGGCCACGTCAATCAGTTCATCCAGCCCCTGATGAATCCCGAGACTGCCCGCGTAAAGCACGACAAATTTTCCCTCCAGTTTGTGTTCCCGGCGGAAAGCGGTTTCCCTGGGCATTGGTCGCATGGTGTGGGTGTCCACCCAATTCGGCAAGAGCGCCAGGGAAGTGGCGGAGATCTCTTTCGTCTGAACACGATCCCGCATGGGAACGCTGATGGTGGAGATGAGGTCCGCCCGACGTAAAATCCAGCGCTCGATTGTCGTCAACACCGCCACCAGCCCCCGGCCGCGCAAAAATCCGACGGCCTGGCCGGCGTCCACCTGCAGGTCTTGAAGATGCAGCCACAGCCGGCTTTTGTTGAACTGCCGGTGGATAGCGGCGGCCAGCCCTACGCCAAAGGGAGGTGAAACCGCCAACACCACATCGGCGCGGCAGCGAAAGAGCGCGGGCAGGGAGGTGAGCATGAACGACAATTCGCAGAAGAAACGCCCCAGCGCGGTCTGGCGGGACGGGACATAGAGCCATCGCCGCCACACATCCGCGGCTCCGACTTTTTCGTGAACCTGCCACCGTCCCCGGTAACCCTCCCGGATGCGCCACTGCGGATAATACGGCAGCGCGGTCAGAACCTGAACGGTGTGACCGAGTTTGAGAAGGTGTTCGACGAGCTCGGTGTTGTAGTAGGCGATGCCGATCGAATCAGGATAAAAGGAATTGGTGTAGAGAAGAATCTTCATAAGAACCCCGTCATCCTCCGCGACCGCTGGCGGAGGATTCCCCGCCAGAACCCGCGGGGAATGACGCGCGAGAGGGCTTCTCAATCCAGTAATCGCCGAGCACGAGCAGGTCCATCTGCGTGCGCAAAAAGCAGTCGATCGCTTCCTCGGGACGGCACACGATGGGCTCGTCTTCGTTGAACGACGTATTGAGAACGACCGGAACGCCCGTGAGGCGCTCAAAAGCGCTGATCAGCTCCCAGTAACGCGGGTGCGTCTGACGATGCACCGTCTGGACCCTCGCGGTCCCGTCCACATGTGTAATCGCAGGAACGCTGGCACGACGTTCGGGCTTCACGATGTAATTCATGAGCATGAACGGAGACTCGGCAGGCCCGTCGAACCACTCACGGCATTTTTCCGCCAGCACCGACGGGGCAAACGGCCGGAACGCTTCCCGGTTCTTGATGCGGGCATTCAAAACGCTCTTCATATTCGCCCGGCGGGGATCGGCCAGAATGCTGCGGCTCCCCAGCGCGCGCGGCCCGGCTTCCATGCGGCCCTGGAACCAGCCCGTAATTTTTCCGTCGGCGATTGCCTGCGCGGTCCGGCCGCAAATCTCCGGGTCCTTCTGCACCGCCATACCGCGCTCACGAAGCGCCGCTTCAATCTGCGCGTCGGAATACTGAGGACCCCAATACACGTGGTCCATATGAAAACGCGGCGGCGGCTCGGCCTGCGTGTAGGCGTGATAAAGCGCCCCGCCCAGCGACGTTCCCCCGTCTCCCGCATCCGGCTGAATGTATACCTGCTCGAAGGGGGTTTCTGTCTGAATTTTCCCGTTCATCACGCAGTTCAGCGCGACCCCGCCAGCGAAACACAACCGTTTCTCCCCGGTCTCGCGGTGCAGGGTGTGCAGCAGATGAAAAAAGAGCTCTTCGGTGACCGCCTGGACCGCAAAGGCCAGGTCTTCGTGCTCCGGGTTCAGCGCGGATTTCGGCATGCGCGCCGGTCCGAGCAATTGGTTAATCTTGGATGAGAAAAGCGGGCCGTAGGACGGTGTTTTTTCCCAGACCTCAGCGACCGATCCGTTCTGGTGTTGAAAGTAATCCAGATTGAGAGACAAAAGACCGTTGGCGAGCGGATGGATCAGCCGGCGGACCTCGGGAACCCGGCTGGCCCGGCCATAAGCCGCCAGCCCCATCACTTTCCCCTCATCCCCGTAATGGGTAAAACCAAGATGCTGGCTGATCGCCGTATACAGAAATCCGAGCGAATGCGGGAAATAGACGCGCTTCAAGATGCGGATCTGGTTGCCTTCGCCCAAGGCGAGAATAGCGCTGACGCCATCGCCCATCCCGTCGATAGTGAGAATCGCCGCCCGGTCAAAGGACGACGCGTAGTATGCACTGGCAACATGGGCGACATGATGTTCCACATGCACGATCGGCAGAGAGATTCCGTTAAAGCCCGGAGCGAACGCTTGAACCAGCGCCTGCCGCACATCCAGGACGTGCCGGCCCTGCGACAGACGGCTGCGCAAGAAGGACGGTGACAGGATTTTCGGATGGGTCACGACGTGAGCGGCTTTCGCCCAGAAATTGGCTTTTGGATCTTTTGAAACGGTAATGACGGAGAGATCTTTCGGCTGAAGCCCCGCCTCGCTCAGACAATACCGGATGGCTTTCTCCGGAAAACCGGCGCAATGCTTGATCCGGTTAAAGCGTTCTTCCGCGGCAAAAGCCATGAGCTTCCCGTCAACAAGCAGGGCCGCCGAAGCATCTCCGTGGTAAGCGTTTATCCCAAGGATCTTCATCGCTTGGGATATAACAGGACAACTGTGCGATTTCCAGCGTTTTTTAAACAAAATTGGTATATTTTTACCTGATGATTTGGACAAAAAATAGAGTCGGATTTCTCTTTGTCTTTCTGGGTTTACTTCAAGCCTGGGCGAACCGGTTTTACATGAATTCCGACGGGATCTCCTACATCGAGATCGCGCAGGCGTACGCCCGGGGTCAGTGGCAGCAAGCCTTCAACACCTATTGGAGTCCGCTGTACTCCTGGATTCTCGCCATTGTGTTCCGGCTCTTTAAGCCTTCTTTGTTCTGGGAGTTCCCCCTGGTCCATCTGGTTAATTTTCTGATCTACCTGTTTACGCTGGCCGCTTTCAGCTATCTGCTGAAGCAATTTCTCAGGTGGCAAGGAGTACAAGAACCTTCCTTGCGCCGGGTTTGGATCTGGCTGGGATATTCACTCTTTCTCTGGTGCGCCTTAAGCGCCGTCAGTCTCTATTTGGTCAGCCCGGATCTGCTGACGGCCGGCATCATTTTCCTGGCCGCGGGACTCTGGATTCGTCTTCAGCAAGGCGAGACCACCTGGACCCTCTTCGGTTTATGGGGTGCGGTTTTAGGGATCGGGTATCTGGCCAAAACCTTCATGTTCATTTTCGGTTTCTTGTGGATCGTCGCCGGCGTCGGCTGGGCGGTCTGGAAACGGAATTCCAACATCAACCGCTACAGCGCTGCTTTGGCAGGATTTCTCTTCATCGCCGTTCCTTTCGTCGGAGCGATCTCCAAAGCCAAAGGTCAATGGACTCTGGGAGAAGCCGCCCCGATCAATTACGCCTTTCATGTTAACCGGGCGCCAATTCTCCCTTTCTGGCGCGGGGATTTTCCGCCGGGCAGCAAGGGAACGCATCCCCCCCGCTTGATCATGTCCATGCCGCGCGTTTATGCGTACGACCGGGACATCCCCGCTAGTTATCCCATCTGGTATGACCCCTCTTACTGGATGGAGGGACTGCGGCCCCGCTATGGCCTGATCGATCACTGGCGCTCGCTGCGGATGCGTTTCAACGACGATACCCACCTGCTTTTGTACTCGCAAGGGAGTCTATGGGCGGGAGCTCTGATTCTTCTCTGGGGTGCTAAAAGACGGAAACCCGGAGCGATGCTTCTGCTTCCGGGCCTTTTGGGAGTGGCGATCTTTGCGATAG includes the following:
- a CDS encoding deoxyribonuclease IV, translating into MRLGVHCSIRDSFMTALEEAEQLGCESLQIFTHSPRLWRGARISQEDADRFHKERLRLDLHPLVVHTPYLPNLCTADEALYKMSYHALLTDLETCERIRTDFLVIHPGSYSESSTPADGLERLTTALNRALQTEGKTVILIENMAGGGRRMGDRFEQVAEMIRGIENKSRIGLCLDTAHTLGSGYPFSNADEVRQTLDDVDRLIGLSNLKVIHANDSRAERGTHRDLHEHIGQGHIGRDAFRALLADPRLAEVAVILETPKEPPGSDALNLGELRKLTT
- a CDS encoding response regulator; translation: MSPKPSTAKGNILVVDDEAVVRNLLLRALISVGFEVRAAESGEKALEEAGQHRFDLVLLDIALPGLDGLQVLQRLRALYPECLVIMLTAKEDLELARTAMTLGACDYLTKPIEIDTIRKVLRTHLAFSSNP
- a CDS encoding NAD(P)/FAD-dependent oxidoreductase is translated as MSPVWDVGIIGAGPAGSRTAFLLARQGLRVLLLEEHEQVGEPRHCTGILGQEAFDRFPDLPREAIQSSLPPTWIVSPLGTRVRTNWFDGKAFIMDRARFDRILAERACQAGVTLWTGSRVSQIHREPESVTLAVERGAGQTESVRCQAVVVAGGISYRLHSQLGLEPPKRHLICAQTEVESNFVQEAEVYIGRKVAPGSFAWVVPIGNGRLRIGVTATQHAAHCLETLLLSPALKDRIWRDNVLVQKRPVPIDAVPCGATERVLLVGDAAGQVKPTTGGGIYYGLVGATAAAQTLEKAFALGRFDQRTLASYNRRWRSVLRKELWLGRIVRKVFECLSDKKLDGLVRACGHPSVNQLVQHQANFDWHSKNVVSFLTSRTVMAQLLSLPFLKP
- a CDS encoding WcaI family glycosyltransferase; translation: MKILLYTNSFYPDSIGIAYYNTELVEHLLKLGHTVQVLTALPYYPQWRIREGYRGRWQVHEKVGAADVWRRWLYVPSRQTALGRFFCELSFMLTSLPALFRCRADVVLAVSPPFGVGLAAAIHRQFNKSRLWLHLQDLQVDAGQAVGFLRGRGLVAVLTTIERWILRRADLISTISVPMRDRVQTKEISATSLALLPNWVDTHTMRPMPRETAFRREHKLEGKFVVLYAGSLGIHQGLDELIDVAAGLRDRPSIAFVIIGDGNYRAALEKRLSEHPLPNVTLLPLQPKERLAEVLSSADVGIVMELRRMADLSLSSKILNQMACGRPLIAVSSPETALSRLVKETEAGVVVSPGNAQLLEMAILELASAPERVAAMGKAARTHIEKEASRDRLLATVPGLLEQTLRSDAELFREYPLKRCLDIVLAMAGFVVSLPFWLVIPLAIVLEDRGPVFYRQERVGRFGIPFLALKFRSMVRMELPEYDRRQAHRGDPRITRVGQWCRRTAMDEIPQLWNILKGDMSFVGPRALMPSEIEARGWIKDEISLEKIPGYQKRVRLRPGLTGVAQVFAARDVKRRNKFRYDLLYVKRQSLWLDIALILRSGWNSLFARWENVGVAR
- a CDS encoding carbamoyltransferase C-terminal domain-containing protein; the protein is MKILGINAYHGDASAALLVDGKLMAFAAEERFNRIKHCAGFPEKAIRYCLSEAGLQPKDLSVITVSKDPKANFWAKAAHVVTHPKILSPSFLRSRLSQGRHVLDVRQALVQAFAPGFNGISLPIVHVEHHVAHVASAYYASSFDRAAILTIDGMGDGVSAILALGEGNQIRILKRVYFPHSLGFLYTAISQHLGFTHYGDEGKVMGLAAYGRASRVPEVRRLIHPLANGLLSLNLDYFQHQNGSVAEVWEKTPSYGPLFSSKINQLLGPARMPKSALNPEHEDLAFAVQAVTEELFFHLLHTLHRETGEKRLCFAGGVALNCVMNGKIQTETPFEQVYIQPDAGDGGTSLGGALYHAYTQAEPPPRFHMDHVYWGPQYSDAQIEAALRERGMAVQKDPEICGRTAQAIADGKITGWFQGRMEAGPRALGSRSILADPRRANMKSVLNARIKNREAFRPFAPSVLAEKCREWFDGPAESPFMLMNYIVKPERRASVPAITHVDGTARVQTVHRQTHPRYWELISAFERLTGVPVVLNTSFNEDEPIVCRPEEAIDCFLRTQMDLLVLGDYWIEKPSRASFPAGSGGESSASGRGG